From the genome of Athalia rosae chromosome 3, iyAthRosa1.1, whole genome shotgun sequence:
GAAACATACacatcaaaaaattcataatcgaATGATAGGTTTATCATTTAGAATATTTGACATTCAACGACATGATTGACTAACCTGGCCTGAGATCGACGAGAGAGCAATGTTGCTCCACCCAAAGCATCGTACTCCTGTATAAGTCTTCTATACTCGCTGTGGATACGGAAGTATTGAAAGAAACCATTAACGGCTCAAGCAAAATGCTGAACTATAACATTTGTTAAGAAATTATAGACAAGTAgggaattattaatttttgaatgatCACGATTGTTTTGTGAGTCTCAGGGTTCAGATAAAGGATACGATCCAAAACTTCCAATTCTCACGCGTACGCGTTCTCACGTAATCGTCAAACATTTCCTTCATCTTGCTCGTCCTGTGTCTGGAAACTGGGGCTCCAGTGGCAGGAAGCATAGACTGACAATTGCTGCAGAGAAATAATTATGGGTGAGTATTGACTCATTCCAAACTTACGATGATTAGATTTACCTTATCGAAGAATTAAGGCATTCTATTTGCTGTCTCAAACTATCCATTTCATCTTTGAGCTGATTTCTCTCCGCCCTGAGTTGCCTCACATAATCAGCACCTTTTTGCAGCATGGCAGCTTTACTCAATTTTGTATTGGGATTTTGATTAAGCTGCGGAATCAGGCTATGTAGCATATCGAATCCATTTTTGATATTATATCTCCGTTTTTGCTCGGCGTGGATGTGTCCTACTCTTCGCTGCTCTTTATACTGTCCTCGCTCAGGGTCTCCTTTGACATAAACTCGACCAGGGGATAATGGGCTACCTATACTCATGGGACTGTGCAATGGGCTGAGGTTTAACCCTTGCGGACTGTGCGCGCTGGAATTATCTTTGGGGGATCCTGGACTGCCAATCGATTGCTGCGACTGACTATTCGCACTCAATAGAAGCGGCTGTCCGCTCGTTTGCATTGCCTAGgagcgaaagaaaacgaatgatgaggataacagaaaaaagtcaaaacaATTACGAGAATAGATATCAGAGAGtttgaaatattaaattacCTGCTGCTGCACCTGAACAGGAGCTGCTTGAATAGATTGCACGGTAACCGGTGTGGTGATGAGAAGAGTTGTGCTGCTGGTTTGAGCTGGGGATTGTGGTGGAGGTGGCATAGGCAATATGTGTTTTACTCCACTCGTTTGATTTACAGATGCTGCTTTATCAGGTCCACTGGTGACTGTGTAAAGACTGGACGTGTCTGcaacgtgaaataaaagatGAGTTTTGGCAACTCAATATTTAATTTGCGGTAGTAGATGTAAATGGTGGATGTGTACACTTACTATTGGTGAGTAACTGAGCGAGCAATACGTTGTTGTTTAAATTGAGCGCGGGATCACTAATTGCAGATACTAAAGGCGGTGGATTCAGTCTCGGAGGCACTAAAGATGAGCTACTACGCGAACGATTTCTAGACTTCATCTGATactgaaataataatgtaaatattaattgaaagtattttcatttcgatacaGTACCTAAATCGGGGTAAATCAGAAGTTGTTCAGTAAATGGATGGATAGAGCAGGTGAATGCTCAATTAGCTTTCGAATGAGAGAGACGTGAGTCGTAGGCAGATTTAATAAATGCAGGGAAATCTTGCTGCTGTCTCGGGATTTTTTGAATTACTCCACATTACAAATTtaacatgaaaattttctaaaaatcagtgaaaaagttttctcgaATATTTGATCCATAAAAATACCTTGGGTACTGCAaaaacttcttctttttcaccagTAGCTGGAGTAGGTCGAGGTAAAAGCTTGGCAGGATGCTGTGCTGGGGCGGTAGGGTCCAGTCCAAGACTACCAAGAGGTCGGCATTGGAAAGAACTTCCTAGTACATGCGACTGTGCTTGCAGTGTCGTCGACATTGGAGATACCTGCTGTGCAGAGGAACTCTATCGGTTCGATAGAAGCCCAAACCCACTCAATGTTAACAGTCAcagcaaaaacgaaaatagcttttttagaattttttaaaacgtgGTTTTACCTTATAACTCGATGAGCTGAATTTACACTGTTGGGGTGTAAACTTTTGTGCGGGCAGGGTAAATTTGTAGCCCTGTACGGGCTGAACAGCTTTGTAGGGCTTAGGGGCAGATGTGGTTGGTGGCATGGGCCTGATCGACCGCTGTTGGGTTTGCGGTGGTGAATTTGGTTGTGCATAATTTTGTACATGACTGGTGATGGGAGAAATATGGCTCGTATTAGCCACTTGATTATTAAGGGATGTTAGTGTAGCTTGGTTTGGCACAGGGCTTAATTGAACACCCTGTATATCCATAGAATAGttctgttgctgttgttgggAAGTGGGTTGCTGATATGCTAAATTTTGTTGCTGCCTAGGTTGTTGATAAGCATTTTGCTGCTGCGATTGTTGCACCAAATGGTTGTTTCTCGTTGTAGATCTGCTTTGTCTACCTTTACCTCGGCTGGTTTGCCTCGGCGTGGCGTCAAAGCCTTGTTGAACGGTGTTGTAATTTTCAGAGATATTGCTTCTGGAAGTACGTAATTTGTATAATTCATTAGTCTGATATTTATATGGTTTGAAGCAGTAGAATAAATTCGAGTAAATGAAACTGACATGTTATTTCTGTAAGCTGTAGACTGTTGCGGTTGCTGTTGCGGCTCGTCATAGGTCTTTGCTGTATACTGGAGATTTTGCACTGTACCGCTATGCTGTTGTTCTATACCCGTCGTCCCCGATGGCGATTGAGTGTCCATTGAAGAGATATGGCCAATCTGATTGACCTGGGTTATCGATGGCATGAGCTCCAACTCGGGATAAGTATTGCTCATAGTACCGCTACGAAACATATCATCTTCTTCCGGAACTGGAGGGAGCTTCTGGTTAAAGAACTCTGCGAGCAATCCACAAACATTATATCTTTGCAAACAATTCAgtacataatttttatgaCCTCAACTTACCCTGCAATGGCTCGAGAGTATCCATGAAATCATCCAGATTTGGTTGCAGTGGACCGAGACTAGGCTGAATAAAGTCAGCCAGACTTGCCACTCGGGCTAAAATTGGACAGGCAAAGAAAGATCCAACAAATTATAGCTACACTTCTATAATTAATCTACAAAGCCAATGTACTCACCAATTTCCCTGGGATCAGGAAAGTGAAATGGTTGGTTAGAGCTAATTGTGGAAAACAAGGTATCAGTCATCAGCTCCATGTAATCCTCATCGACCATCATACTGTGCAAACTGTCCCCTCCCAGCGCACCGCCTGTAACACCGTACAGACTTCCCATTCCGACTCCGAAACCACCCGCGATTCCCAATCCGTTGTCCCAATCTAGCATGTCCATTGATTCCGACTTAAATCAGAAGAGCAAAAAATCATTATCTGATTCATGTTTGATTTGAAGATAAGATTGAGAGCCTGATTTACCATATCGCTGCCATCTTTGTTTGTCCAGCCAAGTATCTTGTTGCGATAAAACATACGCCATTTCTTGTACTCTGCAGTGACGGCCGCTAGTTTTCTTTTCCAGTACTTCCCTTCCAAAACGACAGCCTAGAGCCAGAGAATGAAGAAGGGTACAAATCTACCGGACAAAATCTAGCGAGCCGGCTTAGACAATATATCCTGTATTTGAAATCACTACAAGAAGAAGCCATCACATTTCACGCAGTTAACAACGGCTCCTTAAAGGGCTTCTTTCATTAATGCCTGGCTTCAGGTCTGCGCTTTGTCAGAAAATAGTCGTAAGCCTTCTGCGGCTGTTTGATTAGATACCAATATGAATATGTTGTAACATTTTTGATGCATAAAGCTAGgaccaatttttcaatacgttTCTGGTTAATATATCAAATGAAATGAACTACACCTCCACCGCAATTGAAACTATGAAATACGTCAAATCTCTCAAGTCTTAAGGCATCTCAGTAATTGTTGGATGTATTGCGGTTTCGGAGATTCGGAACCATCGTTTTGTTTGTTCAGACTTCCTGACGAAAGTGTGTATTTAATGGTTTTACAACATGATAACTAACTCTGGATTGTAATAAGCTACCGCTTAGATATTGAGTTCTGCCGAGATAATATTATTGGTCACTAGTGGTCATATTAAGGAGCTGAGATAATAGCGTTGCGGTTTTGGATTTGTAGCTCACTTGTGCATGACGAGAGTTCCATGATTAGTCGATAAAGCGATTGTAAACCATATTTTAAAATCACCCTTACCTCGGGTTTGTTGTGGGTATCGACATCCAGGGGCGAAGCGAACTGACAGACGAGAGTGTTTTGCTTCAGAATAACTGGAAGTACAGAGGTGGAGAAGAAAGATAATTAAATACACGTTTGATACTTCCATCACCAATGAAAAGAGGCACTTCGATTTAATTTACATACTTCGTATACAATCGTACAGTCGTAGTTTCCAATTTAGATGTCTTTCGGATTAGACGACGTGACGATTTAGAAGGTCACCATTTGTAGCCGACCGATCTTACGTGATGATATATTATCGCAAATCCAACGGGTTTGAACAACACTTTAATTTTTGCGCCCTTAACTACCCTCGATTATTTTACCCGCTAAAGAGTTTTCCCTCGCCACAGAGATAATCGCGACGGAATCATTAAGCTGGAAAGCGAGCGTTCCGATACCAACTTTGCGTCGTCTCATTTTGTAAATTGTAGAAGAAATTTTgtagaaattaaaagaatcaGTCAGGGGAATCCAATCTCAGCCGTCTAATTCGAtccaaaaattgaacaaaaattttttttacgcctCTTAACTCCGGCCCCGCGAAAAGATTTGTGCAGTATTCAACAATCCGGCATAATCAAGAAATCGTTAATATTAATTGATATCAACATTTACTTATCAACGAGTTAAAtgatttttgagaattttagttgtgaaattttcaatgtaaaCTTAGTTTAAACGAATGTATAATCCCCAATAAAAACCTACTCTCTTAACACAGAATaaaatagtaatgataatagagttcaattttgaaaacaaaGATATCACATGACAAAAACTAATTAACAAGAATATAAATCAAATGAGGCTACGAAGGCGAATAATTCTATCCacgtttcattcgtttcgatcATACGAATCGCTAACGTCAAACTGACTATTCAATAGATACTAGAGGTTGTCGCGCACCTCCGTGCAATGTGGATGGCATGATATGCCTCCTCTTAATTATGGCGAATCTAAAAAGGTGGGGACGATGATCATGAG
Proteins encoded in this window:
- the LOC105685525 gene encoding MLX-interacting protein isoform X1; the encoded protein is MQTELMYRKATVMGTPQGAGTAQTGLIGKRESKDSRETIHSGHFMVSDFEAEAQDEDELAVPVPEEEAARLAIIAPPGFSLEKFVTSSSTSKTSTQQLSIETSLNKLFQCMSLAYRQKLTSPKWNRFKGIRLRWKDKIRLNNVIWRCWHMQFILKQNTLVCQFASPLDVDTHNKPEAVVLEGKYWKRKLAAVTAEYKKWRMFYRNKILGWTNKDGSDMSESMDMLDWDNGLGIAGGFGVGMGSLYGVTGGALGGDSLHSMMVDEDYMELMTDTLFSTISSNQPFHFPDPREIARVASLADFIQPSLGPLQPNLDDFMDTLEPLQEFFNQKLPPVPEEDDMFRSGTMSNTYPELELMPSITQVNQIGHISSMDTQSPSGTTGIEQQHSGTVQNLQYTAKTYDEPQQQPQQSTAYRNNISNISENYNTVQQGFDATPRQTSRGKGRQSRSTTRNNHLVQQSQQQNAYQQPRQQQNLAYQQPTSQQQQQNYSMDIQGVQLSPVPNQATLTSLNNQVANTSHISPITSHVQNYAQPNSPPQTQQRSIRPMPPTTSAPKPYKAVQPVQGYKFTLPAQKFTPQQCKFSSSSYKSSSAQQVSPMSTTLQAQSHVLGSSFQCRPLGSLGLDPTAPAQHPAKLLPRPTPATGEKEEVFAVPKYQMKSRNRSRSSSSLVPPRLNPPPLVSAISDPALNLNNNVLLAQLLTNNTSSLYTVTSGPDKAASVNQTSGVKHILPMPPPPQSPAQTSSTTLLITTPVTVQSIQAAPVQVQQQAMQTSGQPLLLSANSQSQQSIGSPGSPKDNSSAHSPQGLNLSPLHSPMSIGSPLSPGRVYVKGDPERGQYKEQRRVGHIHAEQKRRYNIKNGFDMLHSLIPQLNQNPNTKLSKAAMLQKGADYVRQLRAERNQLKDEMDSLRQQIECLNSSISNCQSMLPATGAPVSRHRTSKMKEMFDDYVRTRTRENWKFWIFSILLEPLMVSFNTSVSTASIEDLYRSTMLWVEQHCSLVDLRPAVLNSLRYLCTATEILSDPSRLPEEALAAVNQTDRQRPNQ
- the LOC105685525 gene encoding MLX-interacting protein isoform X2 — translated: MFYRNKILGWTNKDGSDMSESMDMLDWDNGLGIAGGFGVGMGSLYGVTGGALGGDSLHSMMVDEDYMELMTDTLFSTISSNQPFHFPDPREIARVASLADFIQPSLGPLQPNLDDFMDTLEPLQEFFNQKLPPVPEEDDMFRSGTMSNTYPELELMPSITQVNQIGHISSMDTQSPSGTTGIEQQHSGTVQNLQYTAKTYDEPQQQPQQSTAYRNNISNISENYNTVQQGFDATPRQTSRGKGRQSRSTTRNNHLVQQSQQQNAYQQPRQQQNLAYQQPTSQQQQQNYSMDIQGVQLSPVPNQATLTSLNNQVANTSHISPITSHVQNYAQPNSPPQTQQRSIRPMPPTTSAPKPYKAVQPVQGYKFTLPAQKFTPQQCKFSSSSYKSSSAQQVSPMSTTLQAQSHVLGSSFQCRPLGSLGLDPTAPAQHPAKLLPRPTPATGEKEEVFAVPKYQMKSRNRSRSSSSLVPPRLNPPPLVSAISDPALNLNNNVLLAQLLTNNTSSLYTVTSGPDKAASVNQTSGVKHILPMPPPPQSPAQTSSTTLLITTPVTVQSIQAAPVQVQQQAMQTSGQPLLLSANSQSQQSIGSPGSPKDNSSAHSPQGLNLSPLHSPMSIGSPLSPGRVYVKGDPERGQYKEQRRVGHIHAEQKRRYNIKNGFDMLHSLIPQLNQNPNTKLSKAAMLQKGADYVRQLRAERNQLKDEMDSLRQQIECLNSSISNCQSMLPATGAPVSRHRTSKMKEMFDDYVRTRTRENWKFWIFSILLEPLMVSFNTSVSTASIEDLYRSTMLWVEQHCSLVDLRPAVLNSLRYLCTATEILSDPSRLPEEALAAVNQTDRQRPNQ